The nucleotide window ATTAAAAGCCGGCTCGACCGTCGGCCGGAGACTGCCAATGCTGTTATTAACGGCGCTGTCACGCGCGTCCCTGCCGGGCGTGTTCAGGTCGGTGATATCGTCTCTGTCGCACCCGGTGAGATTCTCGCATTTGACGGGATTGTCATCAGCGGCGAATCGGCGCTTGATACGTCTGCCTTCACGGGTGATACGCGCCTTGTGCCGGTCACGGACGGCAGCCTTGTGACCTCGGGCAGCGTGAACAACACGGGCGTTTTGAATGTTCGTGTCACGATGACGTTTGACGATGCGTTTGTCGCACAGACTGCCGCCATTGTCGAGGAAGCATCGGAGAGAAAAGCGAAGCCCGAGCGCCGCCTGGCGCGTGTGACGGGTCTCTTAACGCCTGCCGTCATCGTTCTGGCCGTCTTGATTGGTCTTGCAGTGCCGCTCATTGGCGGCTTGCCGATAACCCCGTGGCTCTACAGGGCGCTCACGCTGCTTTTTGTCGCTTCCGGTACTGTCTATAGCGCGTTGGTATCTATAACATATTTCGCAGGCATTGCGCGTGCGCTGCAGTCCGGCATTCTCTTTAAAGGACACAGCATTTTAGATGCCGTTGCACACACGACGTCGGTTATTTTCGATAAAACGGGCGTTTTGACAACAGGCCGCTTTCAGGTCACCGATATTCATGCCTATGAAATTTCAGGTGAGCGCCTTTTTCTGCTGGCGGCGTATGCCGAGATGTTCTCAAATCATCCGATAGCCCGCTCCATTGCCGCTGCCGCGGGTACAGAGCCGGACGAGTCAAAGGCCTCCAATTATCGGGAGCTTCCCGGCCGCGGTGTCGAGGTTCAAATCGGCAGCGTCACTGTTACAGCCGGTAACGAGCGCATGATGGCCGAAGTCGGCATCACGCCGGACATTTCGCAAGCACCGGCAAGTGTTGTATACATTGCCGTCAACGGGAAATACGCCGGGCGCATATTGCTTCGCGATGATTTAAAACCAGATTCTCAAAAAGCTATTGCGGATATAAAAGCCCTTGGGATTGACAGAATCGCGCTTTTTACCGGCGACAAAAAAGAAGCCGCTGCCGACGTTGCGGTATCTCTTGGCATACGGGAGCTGCATGCCGAGTGTTTGCCGGATGAGAAGGAGAAGCGTCTTAAGAGCCTGCGTGAGATGCAGTTGGAAGGGGACAAGCTCCTCTTTGTCGGCGACGGTGTTGCCGACGCCGCGCTGTTTCAAATGGCGGATATCGCCGTGACGCTCGGCGGTTTCGGCCGCTCGGAGGTTTTTGAGCCTGCCGACGTCGTTGTGATGACAGATGAGGCAAGCAAGATTCCCGTGGCTGTCACATTGGCGCGTGAAACGGCAAAAACAGTAACACAAAGCATCATTGCGCTTCTTGGTGTTAAAGCACTGCTCCTGCTGACGATTTTGATTGGTATTGTTCCGGTCTGGCTCGCCGTTTTTATCGACGCCGCGGTTTGCATTTTTGCGGTTTTTAACGCCGCGCGTGCCTTCGGCTTGCACTTAAAAGATCTGCGCGCGCTCTTGCTCGCTAAAGAGAGCCGGGAAACCGTGGATGATGAGGCTTTCTAATAAATGGCGTTACCTAAAAACAGTGCGGCGGCCAATGGCCGCCGCTTACGTATTTACTTGGCGTTTGGGTTTTTCTTCTGCTGCTGTTGCTGATTCATGCCAGTCTGATTGACCGATCGATTTTGCTGCGGTGTTTGCTGATTGTTGCTATTCATATCCTGCTGATTTTTTCCCTTTGAGGCCATATTCTGCCACCTCCTTCAATGATTCAACGCTATTGTGCACAACATAGTGGTGTTTTATACGGAGGCGGGCCGTTGCTTTAATTGTTGAAAACATCGGTGAGAAAGGCTTGCTAGACGGTCGAAATTATGGTAAAATCTCTGTTGCTCATAGTGTGGGTCGATAGAGAATTATTGAGGAGTTGTTTTCATGTCGGGGCATTCCAAATGGCATAATATTCAAAAAACAAAAGGCGCTGCCGACGCCAAGCGCGCGCAGGCCTTTACGAAGATAGCGCGAGAGATGATCGTTGCCGTTAAAGAAGGGGGCAGCGGGGACCCAAACAACAATTCGCGCCTAGCCACTGTTATTGCAAAGGCAAAGGCGGCCAATATGCCCAATGACAATATCAAGAGAACAATTGAAAAGGCGCTCGGCTCCGGAGCCGGTGATAATTTTGAAAGCATCACCTACGAAGGCTACGGCCCGGCCGGTGTTGCCGTTATTGTGGAAGCCATGACAGACAACCGCAACAGAACGGCCTCGGAGGTCCGCCATTATTTTGATAAGTACGGAGGCAACCTTGGCGCTACCGGCTGCGTCTCCTGGTCGTTTGACCGCAAGGGCGTTATCATCATCGACAATGAGGATGAAGCGCTTGAAGAGGACGCCGTCATGACGGACGTGCTCGATGCCGGTGCCGAAGATTTCGTGGTGGGCGAGGGTGCTTTTGAGATTTATACAACGGTTGACGGCTTTAATGCTGTGGCAGACGCCTTGGAGAAAAAGGGATATCAGTTCCTCTCCGCGCAGCTTGAAATGGTGCCGCAGAACACCGTGAAGCTCACAAATCCCGACGACGTCAAGAACATGGAGAAGATGCTGGAGCTCATGGAGGACTATGACGACGTCCAAAACGTCTGGCACAACTGGGAAGAATAACGTATAAATTTATCCGGCGCGCCCAAATGGGCGCGCTGTTTTTATTATTTTAGCAAAGGATTAATAAAAATAAGTTGCTAAAACGTCAAATCAGTTGTATAATATGGACAATAATATTGAAATATATTATTAAGTTATTGTTTAAAATAACGTAATGTCAACCAATTATGGAATATTATAGGGTGCCGGATAGAGAAGGAGGAATCTCTATGCGTGAGTTGATCGGGCTCATCCTGAATCATCAGGAAAAATTGGTCAAACGCATTCTTGACTCTGCCAAAAGCGCTGGTTTCACGGCGTTCACCTCGACACTTGAAGAGCCGTGGATCGTCTCAATTAACGGTCTTTCCCAGGCAATGGCCAAATCGGTAACAGTGAGCGAGACACTTTCTGAAATAACGGTATCGTCGATTCAAACGGTCAACCCCGAGGCGCAATTTGGGATGGAAGAAGCCCTTCGGCACCGGAATAGAGGCATTCGTCTGGAGATGTTTTTGTCGATGATGAAGCTCTACAGGCAAGTTTATATTGACCTCGTTGCCGAGTCAGTGGGCGATGCCTCAAAAAGAGCGCTCTTTGAAAAATGGATTATTCGATTTTTTGATTTAAACGAAATCTCCTTTTGCGCGGAATGGGTCTCGCACCCGTTTGAAACGGTTCTTCAGGAAATGCAGGCGTGCAATATTGATTTGACAAACGAAAAAAACAAATATTTAACGATCTTTGAAAGTATGCCGACACCGGCCATTCTGCTTGATGCGGCGCATTTGTGCGTCAATATCAATTACGCGGCAATGCGCCTGTTTGACAAAGACCCATTATCACCCGACAGGGCGTATTATCTCGATGCCAGTGATAAACGAGATGTTAAGGATGCGCTGCCCTTCCTCTATGAACCTTTTTTAGAGTTTTCACGGGAGAACAAGACCGTCAAAACGATCGAGCTGGATTATAATTCGGCTCGGCTTGGAAAACGCGCGCTGCTTGTCAAGTTTCATAAAATGCGCGATGTCAGCAATAAATTTACGGGGACAATTATTCTCGTTGACGATATGACGGAAAATAAGAAGTTTGAGGAGCAGCTGCGGTTTTTAAGCTTTCACGACAGGCTGACAGGCCTTTTTAACAGAGCGTATCTCGAAGAGATCTTTGAGCGCTTTGCAGCAGGACGCTATGATCCCGTCGCGCTTATCACCATCGATATTGACGGGCTCAAGCTCGTGAACGATCATTGCGGCCATCACGCCGGAGACGCGCTGCTCGTCGCCGTGGGCAGCATATTGACGAACTGCTTTGAGGACGACGAAATTGTCGTGCGTATCGGCGGCGATGAATTTGTTGTCATTCTGCCGTCGTGCGACTCGAAGTCGGCAAGAGCGGCACGTGAAAAGCTGCGCGCAACCGTTGAAAGCTATAACAAGGAGACGTCGTCCGCACCGGTGAGCATTTCAGTAGGATGGTCAGTCGGCTATCTTCGCTCTGCGACCAGTTACCATGAACTGATGATTACGGCTGACAGAAGCATGTACGAAGAAAAGCAGACGAACCACAAAAATTACGAGCGGCGTTTTGCCGATTATTTGGAGAAAACGAAAATTGCCGAGTTTTGACGCCATATAAAAAACGGACGCAGGATGTGCCTGCGTCCGTTTTCTTCTATGTCAATTAATACATGCCACCCATGTCCGGTGCTGCCGGGGCGGGGGCGGGAGGTTCCGGGATATCCGCGACAAGGGACTCCGTCGTCAAGACCATCGCGGCGACGGATGCCGCGTTCTCAAGTGCTGAACGGCAGACCTTCGTCGGGTCAACGATGCCGGACTTAATAAGGTCTGTGTATTCCTCTTTATAGGCGTCAAAGCCGAAAGCGGCGTCGGCGCTTGATTTGACCTTGTCAAGGATGACGGCACCCTCAAGTCCGGCGTTGGCGGCAATCTGCTTAATGGGGGCTTCCAGCGCTCTGGCGATGAGGGCGATGCCCGTTTTTTCATCACCGCTGGCGTCCTTCAAAAGGGCATCGGCAGCCTTGGCGGCCACAACATAAATCGTACCGCCGCCGGCCACAATACCTTCCTCAACAGCCGCGCGCGTGGCGTTTAAAGCATCCTCGATGCGGAGCTTCTTTTCCTTCATCTCTGTCTCTGTCGCCGCGCCGACCTTGATGACGGCGACGCCACCGGAAATTTTGGCAAGGCGCTCTTGAAGCTTCTCTCTGTCGTAGTCGGAGGTTGTGATATCGATCTCCGTTTTGATTTGCTTAATGCGGGCCTGAATTTCGTTCTGGTCGCCAGCACCGTCCACAAGGATTGTATTTTCTTTGGACATCTTGACCTGACGCGCACGGCCAAGCATATTGATCGTGGCTTCCTTCAGCTCCATGCCGAGCTCTGTGGAAATGACCTGGCCGCCCGTCAGCGCGGCGATGTCACGCAGCATTTCTTTTCGTCTGTCGCCGAAACCGGGCGCTTTGCAGCAGATGCAGACGAAAGTGCCGCGAAGCTTGTTGAGAATGATCGTGGCAAGTGCTTCGCCCTCGATGTCGTCGGCGATGATGACAAGCTTTTTACCAGCCTGAACAACCTGCTCGAGAACGGGGAGAATTTCCTGAATGTTGGAAACCTTTTTGTCGGTTATCAGGATAAACGGATCATCGACAACGGCTTCCATCTTCTCGGAATCTGTGACCATGTAAGGGGTGACATAACCGCGGTCAAACTGCATACCTTCGACAACCTCGGAGTACGTCTCGGCTGTCTTGGATTCTTCAACCGTGATAACGCCGTTTCTGGAGACCTTTTCCATAGCCTCGGAAATCAGCTTGCCGATCGTCTCGTCACCGGAGGAGACAGCGCCGACGCGCGCAATGTCCTCAGAACCGGAGACGGGCTGGGAGTTTGACTTCATCGCTGCGACAGCGGCCACGACAGCTTTTTCAATACCTTTTTTCATGATCATGGGGTTTGCGCCCGCGGCCACATTTTTAATGCCCTCGTGAATGATAGCCTGCGCCAAAACAGTTGCCGAGGTCGTGCCGTCACCGGCGACATCGTTTGTCTTGGAGGCGACTTCCTTCACAAGCTGCGCGCCCATGTTTTCAAACGGGTCCTTCAGCTCAATTTCCTTGGCGATTGTCACACCGTCATTGGTGATGAGGGGAGGGCCGAATTTTTTATCAAGAACGACGTTTCTGCCCTTGGGGCCGATCGTCAGCTTGACGGTATCCGCCAGCTGGTTGACGCCCTTTTCCAGGGCCTTGCGGGCTTCTTCACCGTAAATAATCTGCTTTGCCATATTCTACAAACCTCCTAATTATTGATTATTCGACGACAGCAAGAATGTCGCTCTGCTTGACGATCGTCATCTCAACGCCGTCAACTTTCACTTCTGTACCGGAGTATTTGCCTGTGATGACCCGGTCACCCTTCTTGACAACCATCTTGACCTCGTTGCCGTCGACCAGTCCGCCGGGGCCGACCTCAAGCACTTCGTAAACCTGCGGCTTTTCCTGCGCGGCGCTCGTGAGAATAATACCGCTTTTGGTTGTCTCCTCGGCGGCGACCTGCTTGATGATGACCCTGTCGGCCAATGGTTTCAATGTCATTGTGATTACCTCCAGTATAAAAAATTAATTGCTTATATCATTACTGCTGCGTTAGCACTCTGATATTATGAGTGCTAACGCAGGTATAATAATAGTCCAACATTTAGCAATGTGCAATGTCTATATTCTTGATAACAGCAGTAAAATCACTCAAATAGTCTGAATATTTTAAATTATGTTGGAGATATCTTCTTAAATCTCCTGATATCACACGCATATGGCGTCAGATGAACTGTCAAGATTAAAAAATTGCATGCCACAAGGGAACAAGAAGGAGATGGCGCCGGGAATGATCTGAAACGTGACGGATTTGGCGCGCAAAATCTCGCCGTCGACATTGACAACAATTGTCTCGGGGCTTCTAATGGTCATCGTCTTGCCGCGAATGTGCGTTATCAGCTCGGGCAGCTCGCGAAAGCGGCCAGTAGCGTATTTGCCGACAAGGCGAGCAAACTGGAGCCTTGAAACGGCTTTGACAAGGAGAAAATCAAGCAGTCCGTCGTCCGGCATAGCGTCCGGCACGGGGTTAAAGCCGCCCCCGTAAAATCGGCCGTTGCAGGCGCAGATAAGCGCAAAGCCGCCCTCAAACCGCTCGGACGGTGTTGTTACCGACAATGGTTGGTTAATCCCGCGCAGAACGTTCAGGAGCATGGAAACGAGGTAGCCCGTTGCGCCGCCAATCAGCGGCAGGCCGCTGTATTTGTGGGCGTCGGCACCGATGCGCGCGTCAATGCCGACAGAACAGATGTTGAGGCCGTAACGGCCATTGCAGTCAATCAGATCAAGCGGCATCGTAAAACCGTCGACAAGCGCTTCCAGATTTTTAAACAGGGTGCTGTCCGCCTTGCCGAAGAGCTTCACAAAGTCGTTGCCGGTGCCGCACGGATAATGCGTCACGGCAACATGGCGAAGCCCTGCCGCGCCGCCAACGCATTCGTTCAGCGTCCCGTCACCGCCGCAGGCGTAAACCCGCAGCGGCGTCATGGCCTTGGCTTCTTCCCAGACCTTATCGCGCGCGTCCATCGGCGCTTTGGTGATGTAGATTTCGTAGTCGAGCGCGCGTTTCTGCATCAGATTGTCAATACTTTGTGCGATCGCCTTCAGGCGTCGCTTGACGCCGCCGGCGGCAGGATTGATGATAAAAAGATGCTTCACGATTTCACCGCCACTTTTTCTTGAGTCCGCCGGAAGCTGATAAATCTAATCAAAAATAGCTATCGTCGTCTAATAATACATAAACAACTCGCATTTGATCATGCCATTATAGAGCTTGCGCTTTTTGACGGCCGTCTGGCCAAAGGCGCGTTCGAATTCCGTATGCGAAGAGAGAATATACATTTTCCAATGGTCGAGGTTTTTGACGGCTGCGCCAAACAGGCGGTAAATCCGCTCGGCTTCTCGGTGCGCCATGACGCGCTCACCATACGGCGGATTTGTCACGATAATCCCGCCGGACGTCTGCCGTGCAAAGTCGGCGGCCTCAGAAACGTCAAAACGAATAAGCTTTTCAACACCGGCGCGCTTGGCGTTGGCATTGGCAATCTCAATGCTCTCCGGGTCAATGTCGCCGCCCCAGATGGCATAGGTGCCGTTATATTCCTTGTCGCGCGCTTCAGACGCGGCGCGCGCCCAAAGGCCTTTGTCGAGCCAAATCCAGCGCTCGGCAGCAAAGTGCCGGTTTATGCCGGGCGCGCGGTTAAGCGCCGCCAGCGCCGCTTCAATCGGCAGCGTGCCGGAGCCGCAAAACGGGTCGCAGAGCTCCTCCTTGCCGCGGTACCGCGCAAGCTTTACCATAGCAGCAGCCAGCGTCTCACGCAGCGGGGCGGCGTTGCCGACGGGGCGGTAGCCGCGTTTGTGCAGCCCAGCGCCCGACGTGTCGATATACAGCGCGGCGATATCATTCATGATGGCAAACTGAACCTGATACACAGCGCCAGTCTCTTTGAGCCAATCAAGTTTATATTTGGCCTTCAGGCGCTCAACGATAGCCTTTTTAACAATACTTTGGCAGTCGGGAATAGAGTGGAGGGCAGAATTGAGCGCGTGCCCTTTAACGGGAAAGGCCCCGTCAATGGGGATATAATTTTCCCACGGCATGGCCCGAACGCCCTCAAAAAGCGCATCGAACGTCTCGGCGCGTGTCTGACCGGCAACGAGCAAAACGCGTTCACCGGTGCGAAGATTGATGTTGGCGCGGGCGATGTCGATTTTATCGCCGGTAAAAAGAACGCGCCCGTTTTCGGCGCGGACATCGGTCATATCAAGGCGCTTAAGCTCGTCGGCAACGAGCCCCTCCAAGCCGAACAGCGTCGGTACGCACATTTTTAAATCCATACAGAAACCTTTTTCTTTCGTCAATTCACTGGAAAGCATCATATCACAGGCGGAAAATAATTGCAAACAGCAGTGTTCGACACAAGGCGTGAAAAAGCCGCCTGAAATGACATTTCAGGCGGCACGATACGTTACAGGCGTTCTTTGAGTTGGTTGACCATGGCCTCGATTTCCGGCTTGGCTTCTTCCATCAGTTCGTCCCAGTCGCCGACGTAGCAGTAGGCGTTGTCACCAGAGCCTTCAATGCGCCGGATATACCCGTCAAACATCGCCCAGTCACGCGCGTAGACGTGAAAGCTGTTGGCGCGGTGTGTGTACGTGCCGACGGTAACGCCGACGGCCTCGGCAATGCGCTGCTGCAGCATAATGAGCGCGAAGGCGTTCATAAAGGCTGCTTTTGTGGCATCGTTTGAGCGGAACAGCACCTTGCAGTGGAGCTTGCCGTCACGGATGAGAAAGTGGATATTCTGCAAACAAGCCGGTGAGCCGGTGTGCATATCCGCCTCGCTGCGAATGCTGATAACAGCGCGGCGGGAATCCGGATTGCGGCGCAGCTCGCCGATGACCCAGGGGATTTGCCGTTCCATGCGCTGATGATACGTGTATTCCCAATTTCCGCGGCCAACCTCAAAATCAAGAATCCCGTCCAGCATCTCCTGCCGGTACTGCTCGAGGGAGCGTGGGTCGCCGATAAAAAACTTCGTGATCATCGGCTCTGTCAGCGGCTCTTTGACGACAAACGTCATGGAGGCTTCCTTTTGCTCTGTGTTGTAATCGGGGCAGGGGAGCGTCATGTGCTCGCGGTAAAGCGCTAAAAGGGCATTATGGTAGGCTTCCGGCAGCGTTACACCGGTTACGAAATGTTCAAACATGGCGATTCCTCATTTATCTGTATAATGTAGCGGGGTACTGTTCCGATACCGCAGGTAGACATATTCGATGCCGTTGTATGTTTTCGTCTCGCCGTTTTTATCAAGCGACCAGTTCGTCATCTCGTCAAGGTTTGGGAAGAAGGCGTCCGACTCGGGGGCAGCTTTAATTTTCGTCACATAAGCATACTGGCAGTAATCGAGCAGCATTTTAAAAACTGTGCCGCCGCCCACAACATGCACCGTCTCAAGATCCGTATCTCCCAGAGCTTTAAAAAGCTCGTCAAGGGAGGTGACCACGTCGGCGCCGTCTATTTTAAGGTCTTTGTTGCGCGAAATGACAATATTTCGTCTGCCGGGCAGCGGCTTTTTGCCGGGGAAATCGAGAAGCGTCCTGTGACCGACAATCATCGTCTCACCGATCGTCAACTCGCGGAAGTAATGCCTGTCCTCCGGTATGACAATCGTCTGCGTCCCCCCATACCCGATGCCCCAGTTTTGATCTACGGCAACAATGAGATCCATAATGCCTCCTGTTTTTATAAAATAACAACGGTAATACCGTTGTTGTGGCGCTCTAAATCGCTGTCACGCCGCAGGTCGGGGCAATGCTCAAAGGCGCGGCGCGTAGTCTCGTCAAAAATTGAAAAATCTTCGCCGGTGATGAAATCACGGATGAGCCCCTTCTGTTTCTGCTCGCCAAGATAGCGGCGCGCCTCTATGCGGATTTTTCCGCCCTTACCGGTCGAACCGTACCCGTGAATGACCTTTAAGGCTGAAAAACCGAGGGTTTTAGCCGTGCGCAGGTGATAAGTAAGGCGGCGGAT belongs to Oscillospiraceae bacterium CM and includes:
- a CDS encoding dihydrofolate reductase produces the protein MDLIVAVDQNWGIGYGGTQTIVIPEDRHYFRELTIGETMIVGHRTLLDFPGKKPLPGRRNIVISRNKDLKIDGADVVTSLDELFKALGDTDLETVHVVGGGTVFKMLLDYCQYAYVTKIKAAPESDAFFPNLDEMTNWSLDKNGETKTYNGIEYVYLRYRNSTPLHYTDK
- the groL gene encoding chaperonin GroEL (60 kDa chaperone family; promotes refolding of misfolded polypeptides especially under stressful conditions; forms two stacked rings of heptamers to form a barrel-shaped 14mer; ends can be capped by GroES; misfolded proteins enter the barrel where they are refolded when GroES binds); the protein is MAKQIIYGEEARKALEKGVNQLADTVKLTIGPKGRNVVLDKKFGPPLITNDGVTIAKEIELKDPFENMGAQLVKEVASKTNDVAGDGTTSATVLAQAIIHEGIKNVAAGANPMIMKKGIEKAVVAAVAAMKSNSQPVSGSEDIARVGAVSSGDETIGKLISEAMEKVSRNGVITVEESKTAETYSEVVEGMQFDRGYVTPYMVTDSEKMEAVVDDPFILITDKKVSNIQEILPVLEQVVQAGKKLVIIADDIEGEALATIILNKLRGTFVCICCKAPGFGDRRKEMLRDIAALTGGQVISTELGMELKEATINMLGRARQVKMSKENTILVDGAGDQNEIQARIKQIKTEIDITTSDYDREKLQERLAKISGGVAVIKVGAATETEMKEKKLRIEDALNATRAAVEEGIVAGGGTIYVVAAKAADALLKDASGDEKTGIALIARALEAPIKQIAANAGLEGAVILDKVKSSADAAFGFDAYKEEYTDLIKSGIVDPTKVCRSALENAASVAAMVLTTESLVADIPEPPAPAPAAPDMGGMY
- a CDS encoding diguanylate cyclase, with the translated sequence MRELIGLILNHQEKLVKRILDSAKSAGFTAFTSTLEEPWIVSINGLSQAMAKSVTVSETLSEITVSSIQTVNPEAQFGMEEALRHRNRGIRLEMFLSMMKLYRQVYIDLVAESVGDASKRALFEKWIIRFFDLNEISFCAEWVSHPFETVLQEMQACNIDLTNEKNKYLTIFESMPTPAILLDAAHLCVNINYAAMRLFDKDPLSPDRAYYLDASDKRDVKDALPFLYEPFLEFSRENKTVKTIELDYNSARLGKRALLVKFHKMRDVSNKFTGTIILVDDMTENKKFEEQLRFLSFHDRLTGLFNRAYLEEIFERFAAGRYDPVALITIDIDGLKLVNDHCGHHAGDALLVAVGSILTNCFEDDEIVVRIGGDEFVVILPSCDSKSARAAREKLRATVESYNKETSSAPVSISVGWSVGYLRSATSYHELMITADRSMYEEKQTNHKNYERRFADYLEKTKIAEF
- a CDS encoding class I SAM-dependent RNA methyltransferase → MDLKMCVPTLFGLEGLVADELKRLDMTDVRAENGRVLFTGDKIDIARANINLRTGERVLLVAGQTRAETFDALFEGVRAMPWENYIPIDGAFPVKGHALNSALHSIPDCQSIVKKAIVERLKAKYKLDWLKETGAVYQVQFAIMNDIAALYIDTSGAGLHKRGYRPVGNAAPLRETLAAAMVKLARYRGKEELCDPFCGSGTLPIEAALAALNRAPGINRHFAAERWIWLDKGLWARAASEARDKEYNGTYAIWGGDIDPESIEIANANAKRAGVEKLIRFDVSEAADFARQTSGGIIVTNPPYGERVMAHREAERIYRLFGAAVKNLDHWKMYILSSHTEFERAFGQTAVKKRKLYNGMIKCELFMYY
- the cadA gene encoding cadmium-translocating P-type ATPase, which encodes MKNILKKLNITRLKPAPEIVLFVCLTGAFILFVAALAVPVPAWVKKAVFGASILLSTYDMILEAIFRLIKKRSLDKNLLFIIGVVTAFCIGKAGAGAAAILMLRAGTLLREIITEKITTHIKSRLDRRPETANAVINGAVTRVPAGRVQVGDIVSVAPGEILAFDGIVISGESALDTSAFTGDTRLVPVTDGSLVTSGSVNNTGVLNVRVTMTFDDAFVAQTAAIVEEASERKAKPERRLARVTGLLTPAVIVLAVLIGLAVPLIGGLPITPWLYRALTLLFVASGTVYSALVSITYFAGIARALQSGILFKGHSILDAVAHTTSVIFDKTGVLTTGRFQVTDIHAYEISGERLFLLAAYAEMFSNHPIARSIAAAAGTEPDESKASNYRELPGRGVEVQIGSVTVTAGNERMMAEVGITPDISQAPASVVYIAVNGKYAGRILLRDDLKPDSQKAIADIKALGIDRIALFTGDKKEAAADVAVSLGIRELHAECLPDEKEKRLKSLREMQLEGDKLLFVGDGVADAALFQMADIAVTLGGFGRSEVFEPADVVVMTDEASKIPVAVTLARETAKTVTQSIIALLGVKALLLLTILIGIVPVWLAVFIDAAVCIFAVFNAARAFGLHLKDLRALLLAKESRETVDDEAF
- a CDS encoding diacylglycerol kinase family lipid kinase, which produces MKHLFIINPAAGGVKRRLKAIAQSIDNLMQKRALDYEIYITKAPMDARDKVWEEAKAMTPLRVYACGGDGTLNECVGGAAGLRHVAVTHYPCGTGNDFVKLFGKADSTLFKNLEALVDGFTMPLDLIDCNGRYGLNICSVGIDARIGADAHKYSGLPLIGGATGYLVSMLLNVLRGINQPLSVTTPSERFEGGFALICACNGRFYGGGFNPVPDAMPDDGLLDFLLVKAVSRLQFARLVGKYATGRFRELPELITHIRGKTMTIRSPETIVVNVDGEILRAKSVTFQIIPGAISFLFPCGMQFFNLDSSSDAICV
- a CDS encoding YebC/PmpR family DNA-binding transcriptional regulator, yielding MSGHSKWHNIQKTKGAADAKRAQAFTKIAREMIVAVKEGGSGDPNNNSRLATVIAKAKAANMPNDNIKRTIEKALGSGAGDNFESITYEGYGPAGVAVIVEAMTDNRNRTASEVRHYFDKYGGNLGATGCVSWSFDRKGVIIIDNEDEALEEDAVMTDVLDAGAEDFVVGEGAFEIYTTVDGFNAVADALEKKGYQFLSAQLEMVPQNTVKLTNPDDVKNMEKMLELMEDYDDVQNVWHNWEE
- a CDS encoding co-chaperone GroES yields the protein MTLKPLADRVIIKQVAAEETTKSGIILTSAAQEKPQVYEVLEVGPGGLVDGNEVKMVVKKGDRVITGKYSGTEVKVDGVEMTIVKQSDILAVVE